In Chloroflexota bacterium, the genomic window TCACCAGTTGTGCCGGATAGAATGCGTCCTTCTGGTAGATTTCCGGATCTGGGCGATCGATCTCTGGCCAATAGTCCGGCCATGCACCGAGAGCCTGGGCTGTCGCGAACTCGGGGGAGAAGTCAGGCACAGGCACGGCCGGCAGTGATATGGTCTTGTCGATCAACTCCATGGTCCTGGACTCGAAACTCACGTCAAACCCGGTGCCTGCGGGGAGCTCCACCAAAAGGGTCGTTACCGGCAGTTGGGGGGCACCAGGCAAAGTGTTCTGTTCATAACCGGGCACGTGGATACCCTGGCCGGTGATTTCGTAGGCGGTCGTTAGAATCTGTCGTTCGAAGAGACGCTCAGGCGGCGGGGCCGCCAGGGCAGCGATCGGTTGGGTGAGTAGCGTGCCGACAAGCAGCAGCACGAGGACTTCTTTAGTCCGCGGCCATGGTTTAGCTTTTTTCATAAATAGGTCTCCGGTACCGGGGTGATCAGGCGTTGCCCGCCACTTCATAGCCTGCCAGCGCTTCCAGCGCCTTGATCAGGGCGTGGTTTCCGTCACCGCCCAGGCCCCGCGCTTCCAGCGTTCGGTAAAGCTGAAAGATCAAACCGGTGCCGAGCAGGGGAGCGCCGTTCTGGTCAGCTGCTTCCAGCACCAATCGTAGATCTTTCTGTTGCAGAGCCACGGTGAAGCCGGGGCGCCAGTCCCGTTCCAGTATCTGGGGGCCGCGATTGCTAAGCATCCAACTGCCTGCTGCACCTGCCTCTACCGCCTCCAGGGCTCTGTTGAGGTCTACGCCACCAGCCTGGGCCAGCATCAAACCTTCGGACATGGCGAGGCAATTGCCCACTACGATCACCTGGTTGACCAGCTTGACCGTTTGACCGGCGCCATTGGGGCCCACATGGGTGATCCGTTGGCCCATGGCCTGCAGCACCGGCATTGCCCTGGCAACGGACTTTTTATCTCCCCCGACCATGATGCTCAGGGTGCCATTGGCGGCGCCTTCACTGCCGCCGCTGATAGGCGCGTCGAGCATCTGGGCTGATTTTTCAACCAGGGCAGCTGCAATGTCCCGGGTTACGGCCGGGCTGATAGTGCTCATGTCGATGACCAGGCTGTCTGGCTGCACGCCGTGAATAATCCCCTGCTCGCCCAGGATGACTTGCTGCACATCGGGGGTGTCGCTGACACAGGTGATGATGATATCGCTACGGGCAGCCACATCGGCAGGACTGTCTGCGACAACTGCGCCGGAATCAGCAAGGGTTTTCGTGCGGGCCACAGTGCGATTCCAGACTGTTAGTGGGAACCCGGCCTTGAGAATGTTTGCCGCCATGCCGCGGCCCATAATGCCCAGGCCGACGAAGCCGATTCGTTCTTTCATAGCTGTGTTTCTCTCC contains:
- a CDS encoding NAD(P)-dependent oxidoreductase — encoded protein: MKERIGFVGLGIMGRGMAANILKAGFPLTVWNRTVARTKTLADSGAVVADSPADVAARSDIIITCVSDTPDVQQVILGEQGIIHGVQPDSLVIDMSTISPAVTRDIAAALVEKSAQMLDAPISGGSEGAANGTLSIMVGGDKKSVARAMPVLQAMGQRITHVGPNGAGQTVKLVNQVIVVGNCLAMSEGLMLAQAGGVDLNRALEAVEAGAAGSWMLSNRGPQILERDWRPGFTVALQQKDLRLVLEAADQNGAPLLGTGLIFQLYRTLEARGLGGDGNHALIKALEALAGYEVAGNA